The Orcinus orca chromosome 1, mOrcOrc1.1, whole genome shotgun sequence DNA window GACTCAGCTCTACTATGttttagctatgtgacctttgtttgattgattgattgattgccgcgttgggtcttcgttgccccgcgtgggcttttctctagttgtggcgagcaggggctactctttgttgcggtgcgcgggcttctcgttgcggtggcttctcttgttggggagcacggactctaggcaccgggcttcagtagttgtggcttgtgggctctagagctcaggctcagtagttgtagcgcatgggcttagttgctccgcggcatgtggtatcttcccagaccagggctcgaacccatgtcccctgcattggcaggcagattcttaaccactgcgccaccagggaagtctgttaTGTGACCTTTGCATTATACTTGCTCTCTCAGgctttacttcctcatctgtaaatgtggACAATAGTagggtacagtgcctggcacagagttggGTGCTCAGTACATATTTGCATTTGAATGAATATCATGAGGATTAACTGAAGTAGTGTATGTAAATATCCTTGCGCATAGTAAATGCTTGTTAAATGCTACCTATTAAATGCCTGTGCTTTAAGATGAAGGATAGTGTATTTCAGGGATGGTAACTAAGTTAAGTTTGTAACATTCAGTGAGATTAATTGTCCCATTTCTAGATACAGAGGAGATGCAGATGTCATCATTACTCTGATTAATCTGGAagttgtatgtgtgtattttattagGAAAGATAGCTTTCACCCTGAGTACATACatggaaggggaggctgggagcagCCTGTATTGACTAGAAACAGTGCTGCCTAAATCCCTGGAAGACTGACATTTCCGCTCTCCCCCTCTGCCTCTGCCAAGACTCAGTAGCTCACCTCTGTCTCCTTCAGCATCCAGTCGGAAGTGTCCTTTGAGGGGGCCTATGGGAACCTCAAGCGGCTGTATGACAAGGCAGCCAAAATGTACCACCAGCTGAAGAAGTGCGAGACTCGGAAGCTCTCTCCCAGCAAGAAGCGGTGAGTGGGGCCTGTGGGAAGAGGGGGTCTTTCTGCAATTGGTGCAGTAGGACCATAGGGACCCTGGAGCTGTTCACCATTTACCTTGGGCTCCTCTCATTTCAGATGTAAAGACATTAAGAGGTTGCTGGTGAACTTTATGTATCTGCAAAGCCTCCTGCAGCCCAAAAGCAGGTGAGTGGAAGAGAGTGTGAGCAAGAACTATGTCCTGTGAGCCCCATCACGATGGCTTCTTTCTGGCAGGGGACTTGAAGAGGAGGGAGTGGGCTGGTGAattctgccttttgattggaaaTTATTTAGCTGGTTAGTCCTTTCTTGGCATCCCTCACTGTCTCGCCCTAGGTTCTGTGCCCATTCTCTGGGTGGCTTACCCTCTGGCACAGTGGGTGCTTACTAGATGTTGAAGGAGTGGCCGAATGGGAAGCCTACCCACATCTCTTCCACTGCGTGTCTGCCCTTCCCGTGTTATTCTGTCTGCTTTGGAGACCAGCAAGCACTGATTCCCCCTGCTCCTCTTTCTGAAGTCTCTGCTAAGGATCCTGTGGTCTTTTCTCTGAATCCTGTATTCCCAGCTCGTTTTGCCTGCCCCAGCCCCCATCACTGACCTCCCCTGTTATCCTGCCCTTCCATAGCTCTGTGGACTCAGAGCTGACATCACTTTGCCAGTCAGTCCTGGAGGACTTCAACCTCTGTCTCTTCTACCTGCCCTCCTCACCCAACCTCAGCCTGGCCAGTGAGGATGAGGAGGAGTATGAGAGTGGATATGCTTTCCTCCCGGACCTTCTCATCTTTCAGATGGTCATCATCTGCCTTATGGGTGTGCACAGCTTGAAGAGAGCAGGTaactctccctctgtccctcatTTCTCCCCGACTGGCTTCTGGGATCCTCACTACCATTTTCTGCAGCTCCTTATCCATGAACTTGCTTCCACAAGCAGTCCCTTCACTACCTGTGTCGCTGCCTGGCTGTGGGAGATAGGGGCAAGGAACCCTGCCCTAAAGAAGCTCCTAGTGAATGAACAAAGGCGACAGCATATTCCCACCCCCTCCGCCCTCCTACACCCACAAACACACGTACCCTTGGCCAGGACCCAGGCagacacagtggttgagatgcTTAGCTGATGATCCAGATGGAATTCAGacttgctgggggtgggggcagttaGGCAGTTCTGGAAACCTGTCTGCCGGAGGTGTATGTAGAGCAAAGTTggatggaagggagggggaggcagggctgggtgcAAAGATGCTTGGGGCATATGCGGAGACGCTTGCGTGAAGGCATCAAAGCCAGGGAGGATGAGATGGGACAAGAGCATCCATGAGCTTACCTGAAGCAGGATGAGCTGGCACATTCCACATTACAGGATGCGAGTGAAGAGACCTGAGAAGTCTTTTTTTACCTTAGAGGAAGTTTTCAGAGGTAGTTGGATCCTTGGAAGGGTTGAGAACAGGTGAGATGAGGTTGAAATTAGTGGAGCCTACTCCTTTTCAGGGCCCTGGGCCCCTAATGCCGGCTTTCCTGGTTTTAGGATCCAAGCAGTACAGTGCAGCCATTGCCTTCACCCTGGCCCTCTTCTCCCACCTTGTCAATCATGTCAACATACGGCTGCAAGCTGAGCTGGAAGAGGGCGAGAATCCCGTCCCGGCATTCCAGAGTGATGGCACAGGTGCAGGCACGGGGGAGGTTGTGACTGTGGAAAGGTTAGCATGGGGTGTGGGGATCGTGGGAGGGGAACACAGTTGTGGCAGGGGAGGTGCTGTCGAAGAGCACCTGCCAGTGTCCTCGTTCCGGTTTGTCCCTAAGGCCCCACCTGACCATCCTCTTTCCACAGATGAAGCAGAGTCCAAGGAACCCTTGGAGAAGGTGGAGGAGCCGGCTCCTGAGCCTCCTCCTGCAGCATCTCAAGATGGCGAGGTCAGAAAGAGCCGGAAGTTCTCCCGCCTCTCCTGCCTCCGCCGCCGGCGCCACCCACCCAAAGCTGGTGATGACAGTGACCTGAGTGAAGGCTTTGACTCAGACTCGAGCCATGACTCAGCCCGGGCCAGTGAGGGCTCAGACAGTGGCTCCGACAAGAGCCTTGAAGGTGGGGGAACAGCCTTTGATGCCGAGACAGATTCAGAAATGAACAGCCAAGAGTCCCGATCAGACCTGGAAGATATGGAGGACGAGGAAGGGACACGGTCCCCAGCCCTGGAGCCACCTCGGGCCAGGTCAGAGGCTCCTGAATCCCTCAATGGCCCACTGGGCCCCAGTGAGGCCAGCATTGCCAGCAATCTACAAGCCATGTCCACCCAGATGTTCCAGACTAAACGCTGCTTCCGACTGGCCCCCACCTTCAGCAACCTGCTCCTCCAGCCCACCACCGAAGCTCCCACCTTGGCCAGCCGCAGGCCCTGTGTCAATGGGGATGTGGACAAGCCCTCAGAGCCAGGTACTTGGGCCTCTCTTCATCATCTTGCTCTGGTCCTCACCTCTATACCATCGGCACTCATCTGAGAGAGGCcacttttttctctgtttgagTACCTCTCATCCCCACCCTCACTGCCTGGCTTTCGGCTTCTGCCTGTAGTGTGGCCTGGAGTTTTTTCCTGGGAATCCCCTCTGCTGCTCACTTCCTTATTCTCAGCTCCCAACTGATTTCATGGTCTTATTCTCCTCCCACTCCCACCTTGCCCCGTGGGTTTGGGGCTTTTCTCCCTACACAGCACTGCAGCTGTAACTCCCTCCCGTGCCATCCCAGGTCCTACCAGGGCTCCTGGAAGCTAGAAAAACCACACCCACCAGGGCAGGTGGATTAGAATGAGACTGTTTCCCTGAGGGTCTTCCCCTGAGGTGCAAAGGGGGCACCTGGTCAGCAGCAGCAGTGAGCATTTGCGGCATCTACTCTATGCCAAGCACTAGGTTGGATTTTTTGGGGGTCTTATCTAATTTTCACTGCAGTCTTGTGGTGGAAGAGTTATCATCCCTATTCTAAATTCTGTTCTTTACCTCCAAGCTTCTGTGCACGGTGCTGCTTTGGTCTGGAATATACTTTTCCTCCCTTGCCCCGAGCCTCTCAATTAGCCAATTGCTTGCCTAATTCTCACTTTAGATTTTAGCTTAAAAGTCACTTGGTCTGGGATTCCTCCAAGGGTAGGCTTCCTGTGGGCTCCTGTAGACTCTGCACCTTGGCAACTTCCAGCCTTTTCCCACTTGAGTGACATTGTCCGTTGACTTGTCTGTCCCTCCCCCGCAATACCATGAGCCTCTTGAGGGCAGGGCAGTCCATGTTTTGTCTATCGCTGTATCCTCATTAcctaacacagtgcttggcacatggttgggactttgaatgaataaaagaaatgaggaagCTGATGCTCAGAGTTGGAGTGTGAACTACTTAGTGTTCTAACCTGCAGACTTGAAGAGCTAGGAGTTGGAAGTAGTTCTTTTAATTCTGtaccccttttctccccacctgtAGCTCACTTCTGACTGTCTGCCCTGCCTTTTGCACAGTATAGGCACATCATAAATATCAGTTGAATGAGTAGCTGTAGACCTCACAAATTAGctcgtgtttttttttaaaatttatttatttaatttatttatttttggctgcgttgggtcttcgttgctgtgcacgggctttctctagttgcggcaagcaggggctactctttcgttgtattgcgtgggcttcttatcacagtggcttctcttgctgcagagcatgggctctagagcacgtgggcttcagtagttggggcacgtgggctctagagcgcaggctcagtagttgtggtgcacgggcttagttgctccgcggcgtgtgaatcttcctggaccagggctctaacccatgtaccctgcattggcaggcagattcttaaccactgcaccaccagggaagctccttagCTCGTATTTTAAAAGGCACCAGGCTCTTGGCTTAAAAgcaactagtaaaaaaaaaaaaaaaaaaaaaaaaaaaatagcaactaGTTAGTGAGCCTAGAAAAGTTAGGCAGGAGCCTGAGTCCTCTCTTCTCACATCAGAATTCTTCAGAAGAGTCCAAGCAGGTTGGGGCATGCTCCCCGCACAGAGCTGAAGCCTGTTGCCATGTGCCTACTAGTCGCTCATCCTGGTTCTCTGTCACCCATCCCCAGCCTCTGAAGAGGGCTCTGAGTCGGAGGGAAGTGAGTCTAGTGGGCGCTCCTGTCGGAATGAGCGCAGCATCCAGGAGAAGCTGCAAGTCCTGATGGCGGAAGGCCTGCTTCCTGCTGTGAAAGTCTTCCTGGACTGGCTACGGACTAACCCCGACCTCATCATAGTGTGTGCGCAGGTGCGTCACTCCACTCCCACTGCTCTCCGTCAGGTCCCAAGGTGTAAGGGGAGGGTGCCAGCCAGGATGGGGTGTGGGAATCCCCTCAGGTGGGCTGGTCAAGACAAAAGTTATTGtcaagcacctgctctgtgctggcTCCTTATGCTTTTTACAGGGCAAGGATTAGGCATGACCTTTGCCCTCAAAGAGTCTGTGGCCTGGGCTGGGATACAAATTTTGTGGGCTGGGAAAATAGCACTGCTTATTCTGCTTTGTGTCCCCAACGCTAGGCATAATGCCTGCCATTATGAGTAACGTCTGTGACAGTATGTGTTCAAGGGCTAACCTTGATAGGTAAACAGCGGAgtccagagaaaggagagagcacTGAGTTGTGACAAGAGAGATGAGACTGGGAAGTGACAGGATGTTCAGACAAGGTGCAGGTGTTGTGAGCAGGGAAACGGCTTAAAGAGAGTCCTGTAGCTGGAGTGAGTGGTGTCAGAAGCGGGCTGCCATGAAGACTGGCTGGCGTGATTGtgaccttttccttcctttctcaggtTCAGAGTTAATCTTGAGCCTGCAGTGCCCTGAGGCTTTTCTTCAGTGTTCCTTTATTCCAGTAGCACACCTGCCTGCTGTGGAAGACCCTTTTCTCTGCAGGTCGCCCTCTTCCCTAGATGAGGGAGTTTAGGTCAGGGCCAGGCACAGCCTTGGGCGTGTGCTTGTGCCTGATGACAGCTAGCCGGTCATTGTTAGTGATCGAGGGCGGGGTGGTGAAGATGATCATACCCCTGAGAGGTGGCCCGGCGCGGGCGCGTGGAGGGCTGAGAGGAGAAGCTTGTGCCAGGCAGGGGGCTTCCCCCAGCGCCCTAGCTTTTTGCACTACCAAGACCCAGAGAGTTTCTCCTGTGGTTTCAAGCCTTCAGCGGTTGATGAAGTTCAGTGAGGCTTCATGGTCCCCTCCTTCATTCCTCCCTGTTTTCCAAGTCCTCCGTGAGCCCCGCCTTGGCCTCTTCTGTTAATTTTTCTCTCAAACGCTTCTAGGCCTGTGACCATAGCCCCAGACCCCTCAGATACAGTGCTTTTCTTGTTCACTGCCAGCCTCCAGCACTGCCCCAGCTGAaggcttcctcttctctctctccctcaagaGCTCTCAAAGTCTGTGGAACCGCCTCTCTGTGTTGCTTAATCTGTTGCCAGCTGCTGGCGAACTCCAAGAGTCTGGTGAGTGAGTCCCTGGCActgtcctccctctctctccctcactggcCCCACAAAGCCCGCCTCCCCCTTCCTGGTAACCTGGTCCTTAGGGTAAGGAGGTTAATGGGATTCACTGCCTATCCTCCCTAACACACAGCAGTCATTGTGGTCTGGGCCTCTCTGGTTTCCTGCCCCAACACTGCCCCACTGTGGGCAGGTGGCCTGGTCCACCAGGGAGTGTGCTCCCTGGGGAAGGCAGTGGAGTGGCAAGAGCAGAGTGAGGGGAGCCTGTGAGCCAGCCCCAGTCACCGGTGTGGCACCGCTGCCTTCCTCATTGAGAATTGACCTTGACCTTCAGAGCCCATCTGTCTGGGTCGTCCCCTCCTGCCACCTTCCAGCTAGAAATCGCCTTCTCCTACCTCTGG harbors:
- the SMG5 gene encoding nonsense-mediated mRNA decay factor SMG5 isoform X4, which gives rise to MFGSGHHQSSGCKKPVSASGKEMDWAQMACHRCLVYLGDLSRYQNELAGVDTELLAERFYYQALSVAPQIGMPFNQLGTLAGSKYYNVEAMYCYLRCIQSEVSFEGAYGNLKRLYDKAAKMYHQLKKCETRKLSPSKKRCKDIKRLLVNFMYLQSLLQPKSSSVDSELTSLCQSVLEDFNLCLFYLPSSPNLSLASEDEEEYESGYAFLPDLLIFQMVIICLMGVHSLKRAGSKQYSAAIAFTLALFSHLVNHVNIRLQAELEEGENPVPAFQSDGTDEAESKEPLEKVEEPAPEPPPAASQDGEVRKSRKFSRLSCLRRRRHPPKAGDDSDLSEGFDSDSSHDSARASEGSDSGSDKSLEGGGTAFDAETDSEMNSQESRSDLEDMEDEEGTRSPALEPPRARSEAPESLNGPLGPSEASIASNLQAMSTQMFQTKRCFRLAPTFSNLLLQPTTEAPTLASRRPCVNGDVDKPSEPASEEGSESEGSESSGRSCRNERSIQEKLQVLMAEGLLPAVKVFLDWLRTNPDLIIVCAQSSQSLWNRLSVLLNLLPAAGELQESGLVLCPEVQDLLEGCELPDLPSSLLLPEDMALRNLPPLRAAHRRFNFDTDRLLLSTSEETVVRICCIRSFGHFVARLQGSILQFNPEVGIFVSIAQSEQESLLQQAQAQFRMAQEEARRNRLMRDMAQLRLQLEVSQLEGSLQQPKAQSAMSPYLVPDTQALCHHLPVIRQLATSGRFIVIIPRTVIDGLDLLKKEHPGARDGIRYLEAEFKKGNRYIRCQKEVGKSFERHKLKRQDADAWTLYKILDSCKQLTLAQGAGEEDPSGMVTIITGLPLDNPSTLSGPMQAALQAAAHASVDIKNVLDFYKQWKEIG